Proteins encoded by one window of Arachis hypogaea cultivar Tifrunner chromosome 1, arahy.Tifrunner.gnm2.J5K5, whole genome shotgun sequence:
- the LOC112805335 gene encoding uncharacterized protein isoform X4, with protein MTKKKKVQWFWMWVIGSVTLRLILVYFPRNLNLSSRPEVSTPLTSLRRLAEGYWLKRSSMSPYAGSMYHGSPLLLALLGPLTVTRIEGQPDQLLCSLVFVIADVISATLIRAAGRSLQAAYSSSLKVLGLHQLSETSEVLPSGDFAALVYLWNPFTIIACVGLSTSAIENLVVVLSLYGACKRLASLAAFGWVLATHLSFYPSILIIPVILLLGYGPDAPPRKLFQRRIKLEVGNSSSIGSDHLKEELKDQSSMLKVFAWRLVVHFLIWILLWSSYVLVLCGIYLQKHGGLQELYRRTYGFILTIPDLSPNIGVLWYFFAEVFDFFRSFFLMVFHGNILLMIMPLALRLNHRPCFLAFVYIMISSLLKSYPSVGDSALYLGLLGLFSYELKDIRFSFLLFAGYVGVSLLSPVMHNLWIWRGTGNANFYYATAIAYALFQVALVIECVNCMLNHDRMVTKLTTTKLKDAKS; from the exons atgacaaagaagaagaaggtgcaatggTTCTGGATGTGGGTGATTGGCTCTGTCACATTGAGGCTGATTCTGGTGTACTTCCCTAGGAACCTCAACCTCTCTTCTCGCCCCGAAGTCTCCACTCCTCTCACAAGTCTTCGCCGCC TTGCTGAGGGTTATTGGCTGAAGCGATCATCGATGTCGCCATATGCTGGATCCATGTACCATGGTTCTCCTTTGTTGTTGGCACTCCTCGGTCCTCTAACAGTTACAAG AATTGAAGGGCAACCTGATCAACTTCTCTGCAG TTTGGTTTTTGTGATTGCAGATGTGATCAGTGCAACTCTCATCCGTGCTGCCGGTAGAAGTCTTCAGGCAGCATACAGTTCTAGTTTAAAAGTTCTTGGCCTTCATCAGTTATCGGAAACTTCAG AGGTTCTTCCTTCAGGAGATTTTGCCGCTCTTGTATATTTATGGAATCCTTTCACGATAATTGCATGTGTTGGTCTATCCACATCTGCAATTGAGAACTTAGTTGTTGTGTTATCACTTTATGGAGCTTGCAAAC GATTAGCTTCACTGGCAGCTTTTGGATGGGTTTTGGCTACACACTTGTCTTTTTACCCATCAATCCTTATTATTCCA GTGATATTGTTGTTGGGGTATGGTCCTGATGCTCCTCCTAGAAAGTTATTCCAACGGAGGATAAAACTTGAGGTTGGCAATTCCTCCTCAATTGGTAGCGATCATTTAAAAGAAGAGTTGAAGGATCAAAGTAGCATGCTAAAGGTCTTTGCATGGAGGCTAGTTGTTCATTTTTTGATCTGGATACTGCTGTGGTCATCCTATGTCTTAGTCTTATGTGGCATATATCTCCAAAAGCATGGTGGTCTACAGGAGTTGTACAGAAG AACCTACGGTTTCATCCTTACCATACCAGACCTGTCTCCAAATATTGGAGTTTTGTG GTACTTTTTTGCCGAAGTTTTCGACTTCTTCAGAAGTTTCTTCTTGATGGTATTTCATGGGAATATTCTGTTGATGATAATGCCATTAGCCTTACGGCTTAATCACCGGCCATGCTTTCTTGCTTTTGTATATATTATGATTTCTTCCTTGTTGAAGTCTTATCCTTCA GTTGGTGATTCAGCTCTATACTTGGGTTTACTTGGGTTATTTTCTTATGAACTCAAAG ACATACGATTTTCTTTCTTGCTGTTTGCTGGTTATGTTGGGGTTTCACTTCTCAGCCCTGTGATGCACAACTTATGGATATGGAGG GGTACTGGGAATGCAAACTTTTACTATGCAACTGCAATTGCTTATGCCCTCTTCCAG GTTGCTTTGGTGATTGAGTGTGTTAATTGCATGCTTAATCATGATAGAATGGTTACAAAGCTAACTACTACGAAGCTTAAAGATGCCAAATCTTGA
- the LOC112805335 gene encoding uncharacterized protein isoform X5: protein MTKKKKVQWFWMWVIGSVTLRLILVYFPRNLNLSSRPEVSTPLTIAEGYWLKRSSMSPYAGSMYHGSPLLLALLGPLTVTRIEGQPDQLLCSLVFVIADVISATLIRAAGRSLQAAYSSSLKVLGLHQLSETSEVLPSGDFAALVYLWNPFTIIACVGLSTSAIENLVVVLSLYGACKRLASLAAFGWVLATHLSFYPSILIIPVILLLGYGPDAPPRKLFQRRIKLEVGNSSSIGSDHLKEELKDQSSMLKVFAWRLVVHFLIWILLWSSYVLVLCGIYLQKHGGLQELYRRTYGFILTIPDLSPNIGVLWYFFAEVFDFFRSFFLMVFHGNILLMIMPLALRLNHRPCFLAFVYIMISSLLKSYPSVGDSALYLGLLGLFSYELKDIRFSFLLFAGYVGVSLLSPVMHNLWIWRGTGNANFYYATAIAYALFQVALVIECVNCMLNHDRMVTKLTTTKLKDAKS, encoded by the exons atgacaaagaagaagaaggtgcaatggTTCTGGATGTGGGTGATTGGCTCTGTCACATTGAGGCTGATTCTGGTGTACTTCCCTAGGAACCTCAACCTCTCTTCTCGCCCCGAAGTCTCCACTCCTCTCACAA TTGCTGAGGGTTATTGGCTGAAGCGATCATCGATGTCGCCATATGCTGGATCCATGTACCATGGTTCTCCTTTGTTGTTGGCACTCCTCGGTCCTCTAACAGTTACAAG AATTGAAGGGCAACCTGATCAACTTCTCTGCAG TTTGGTTTTTGTGATTGCAGATGTGATCAGTGCAACTCTCATCCGTGCTGCCGGTAGAAGTCTTCAGGCAGCATACAGTTCTAGTTTAAAAGTTCTTGGCCTTCATCAGTTATCGGAAACTTCAG AGGTTCTTCCTTCAGGAGATTTTGCCGCTCTTGTATATTTATGGAATCCTTTCACGATAATTGCATGTGTTGGTCTATCCACATCTGCAATTGAGAACTTAGTTGTTGTGTTATCACTTTATGGAGCTTGCAAAC GATTAGCTTCACTGGCAGCTTTTGGATGGGTTTTGGCTACACACTTGTCTTTTTACCCATCAATCCTTATTATTCCA GTGATATTGTTGTTGGGGTATGGTCCTGATGCTCCTCCTAGAAAGTTATTCCAACGGAGGATAAAACTTGAGGTTGGCAATTCCTCCTCAATTGGTAGCGATCATTTAAAAGAAGAGTTGAAGGATCAAAGTAGCATGCTAAAGGTCTTTGCATGGAGGCTAGTTGTTCATTTTTTGATCTGGATACTGCTGTGGTCATCCTATGTCTTAGTCTTATGTGGCATATATCTCCAAAAGCATGGTGGTCTACAGGAGTTGTACAGAAG AACCTACGGTTTCATCCTTACCATACCAGACCTGTCTCCAAATATTGGAGTTTTGTG GTACTTTTTTGCCGAAGTTTTCGACTTCTTCAGAAGTTTCTTCTTGATGGTATTTCATGGGAATATTCTGTTGATGATAATGCCATTAGCCTTACGGCTTAATCACCGGCCATGCTTTCTTGCTTTTGTATATATTATGATTTCTTCCTTGTTGAAGTCTTATCCTTCA GTTGGTGATTCAGCTCTATACTTGGGTTTACTTGGGTTATTTTCTTATGAACTCAAAG ACATACGATTTTCTTTCTTGCTGTTTGCTGGTTATGTTGGGGTTTCACTTCTCAGCCCTGTGATGCACAACTTATGGATATGGAGG GGTACTGGGAATGCAAACTTTTACTATGCAACTGCAATTGCTTATGCCCTCTTCCAG GTTGCTTTGGTGATTGAGTGTGTTAATTGCATGCTTAATCATGATAGAATGGTTACAAAGCTAACTACTACGAAGCTTAAAGATGCCAAATCTTGA
- the LOC112805335 gene encoding uncharacterized protein isoform X6: MTKKKKVQWFWMWVIGSVTLRLILVYFPRNLNLSSRPEVSTPLTSLRRLAEGYWLKRSSMSPYAGSMYHGSPLLLALLGPLTVTRIEGQPDQLLCSLVFVIADVISATLIRAAGRSLQAAYSSSLKVLGLHQLSETSGLASLAAFGWVLATHLSFYPSILIIPVILLLGYGPDAPPRKLFQRRIKLEVGNSSSIGSDHLKEELKDQSSMLKVFAWRLVVHFLIWILLWSSYVLVLCGIYLQKHGGLQELYRRTYGFILTIPDLSPNIGVLWYFFAEVFDFFRSFFLMVFHGNILLMIMPLALRLNHRPCFLAFVYIMISSLLKSYPSVGDSALYLGLLGLFSYELKDIRFSFLLFAGYVGVSLLSPVMHNLWIWRGTGNANFYYATAIAYALFQVALVIECVNCMLNHDRMVTKLTTTKLKDAKS, from the exons atgacaaagaagaagaaggtgcaatggTTCTGGATGTGGGTGATTGGCTCTGTCACATTGAGGCTGATTCTGGTGTACTTCCCTAGGAACCTCAACCTCTCTTCTCGCCCCGAAGTCTCCACTCCTCTCACAAGTCTTCGCCGCC TTGCTGAGGGTTATTGGCTGAAGCGATCATCGATGTCGCCATATGCTGGATCCATGTACCATGGTTCTCCTTTGTTGTTGGCACTCCTCGGTCCTCTAACAGTTACAAG AATTGAAGGGCAACCTGATCAACTTCTCTGCAG TTTGGTTTTTGTGATTGCAGATGTGATCAGTGCAACTCTCATCCGTGCTGCCGGTAGAAGTCTTCAGGCAGCATACAGTTCTAGTTTAAAAGTTCTTGGCCTTCATCAGTTATCGGAAACTTCAG GATTAGCTTCACTGGCAGCTTTTGGATGGGTTTTGGCTACACACTTGTCTTTTTACCCATCAATCCTTATTATTCCA GTGATATTGTTGTTGGGGTATGGTCCTGATGCTCCTCCTAGAAAGTTATTCCAACGGAGGATAAAACTTGAGGTTGGCAATTCCTCCTCAATTGGTAGCGATCATTTAAAAGAAGAGTTGAAGGATCAAAGTAGCATGCTAAAGGTCTTTGCATGGAGGCTAGTTGTTCATTTTTTGATCTGGATACTGCTGTGGTCATCCTATGTCTTAGTCTTATGTGGCATATATCTCCAAAAGCATGGTGGTCTACAGGAGTTGTACAGAAG AACCTACGGTTTCATCCTTACCATACCAGACCTGTCTCCAAATATTGGAGTTTTGTG GTACTTTTTTGCCGAAGTTTTCGACTTCTTCAGAAGTTTCTTCTTGATGGTATTTCATGGGAATATTCTGTTGATGATAATGCCATTAGCCTTACGGCTTAATCACCGGCCATGCTTTCTTGCTTTTGTATATATTATGATTTCTTCCTTGTTGAAGTCTTATCCTTCA GTTGGTGATTCAGCTCTATACTTGGGTTTACTTGGGTTATTTTCTTATGAACTCAAAG ACATACGATTTTCTTTCTTGCTGTTTGCTGGTTATGTTGGGGTTTCACTTCTCAGCCCTGTGATGCACAACTTATGGATATGGAGG GGTACTGGGAATGCAAACTTTTACTATGCAACTGCAATTGCTTATGCCCTCTTCCAG GTTGCTTTGGTGATTGAGTGTGTTAATTGCATGCTTAATCATGATAGAATGGTTACAAAGCTAACTACTACGAAGCTTAAAGATGCCAAATCTTGA
- the LOC112805335 gene encoding uncharacterized protein isoform X1, with protein MHLLSLVESAPCSPIPQGSPLSVVFSSGASTRVHQNQGRLKEREKMTKKKKVQWFWMWVIGSVTLRLILVYFPRNLNLSSRPEVSTPLTSLRRLAEGYWLKRSSMSPYAGSMYHGSPLLLALLGPLTVTRIEGQPDQLLCSLVFVIADVISATLIRAAGRSLQAAYSSSLKVLGLHQLSETSEVLPSGDFAALVYLWNPFTIIACVGLSTSAIENLVVVLSLYGACKRLASLAAFGWVLATHLSFYPSILIIPVILLLGYGPDAPPRKLFQRRIKLEVGNSSSIGSDHLKEELKDQSSMLKVFAWRLVVHFLIWILLWSSYVLVLCGIYLQKHGGLQELYRRTYGFILTIPDLSPNIGVLWYFFAEVFDFFRSFFLMVFHGNILLMIMPLALRLNHRPCFLAFVYIMISSLLKSYPSVGDSALYLGLLGLFSYELKDIRFSFLLFAGYVGVSLLSPVMHNLWIWRGTGNANFYYATAIAYALFQVALVIECVNCMLNHDRMVTKLTTTKLKDAKS; from the exons TGCATCAAAATCAAGGAAGATTAAAAGAGAGGGAAAAgatgacaaagaagaagaaggtgcaatggTTCTGGATGTGGGTGATTGGCTCTGTCACATTGAGGCTGATTCTGGTGTACTTCCCTAGGAACCTCAACCTCTCTTCTCGCCCCGAAGTCTCCACTCCTCTCACAAGTCTTCGCCGCC TTGCTGAGGGTTATTGGCTGAAGCGATCATCGATGTCGCCATATGCTGGATCCATGTACCATGGTTCTCCTTTGTTGTTGGCACTCCTCGGTCCTCTAACAGTTACAAG AATTGAAGGGCAACCTGATCAACTTCTCTGCAG TTTGGTTTTTGTGATTGCAGATGTGATCAGTGCAACTCTCATCCGTGCTGCCGGTAGAAGTCTTCAGGCAGCATACAGTTCTAGTTTAAAAGTTCTTGGCCTTCATCAGTTATCGGAAACTTCAG AGGTTCTTCCTTCAGGAGATTTTGCCGCTCTTGTATATTTATGGAATCCTTTCACGATAATTGCATGTGTTGGTCTATCCACATCTGCAATTGAGAACTTAGTTGTTGTGTTATCACTTTATGGAGCTTGCAAAC GATTAGCTTCACTGGCAGCTTTTGGATGGGTTTTGGCTACACACTTGTCTTTTTACCCATCAATCCTTATTATTCCA GTGATATTGTTGTTGGGGTATGGTCCTGATGCTCCTCCTAGAAAGTTATTCCAACGGAGGATAAAACTTGAGGTTGGCAATTCCTCCTCAATTGGTAGCGATCATTTAAAAGAAGAGTTGAAGGATCAAAGTAGCATGCTAAAGGTCTTTGCATGGAGGCTAGTTGTTCATTTTTTGATCTGGATACTGCTGTGGTCATCCTATGTCTTAGTCTTATGTGGCATATATCTCCAAAAGCATGGTGGTCTACAGGAGTTGTACAGAAG AACCTACGGTTTCATCCTTACCATACCAGACCTGTCTCCAAATATTGGAGTTTTGTG GTACTTTTTTGCCGAAGTTTTCGACTTCTTCAGAAGTTTCTTCTTGATGGTATTTCATGGGAATATTCTGTTGATGATAATGCCATTAGCCTTACGGCTTAATCACCGGCCATGCTTTCTTGCTTTTGTATATATTATGATTTCTTCCTTGTTGAAGTCTTATCCTTCA GTTGGTGATTCAGCTCTATACTTGGGTTTACTTGGGTTATTTTCTTATGAACTCAAAG ACATACGATTTTCTTTCTTGCTGTTTGCTGGTTATGTTGGGGTTTCACTTCTCAGCCCTGTGATGCACAACTTATGGATATGGAGG GGTACTGGGAATGCAAACTTTTACTATGCAACTGCAATTGCTTATGCCCTCTTCCAG GTTGCTTTGGTGATTGAGTGTGTTAATTGCATGCTTAATCATGATAGAATGGTTACAAAGCTAACTACTACGAAGCTTAAAGATGCCAAATCTTGA
- the LOC112805335 gene encoding uncharacterized protein isoform X2, whose protein sequence is MHLLSLVESAPCSPIPQGSPLSVVFSSGASTRVHQNQGRLKEREKMTKKKKVQWFWMWVIGSVTLRLILVYFPRNLNLSSRPEVSTPLTIAEGYWLKRSSMSPYAGSMYHGSPLLLALLGPLTVTRIEGQPDQLLCSLVFVIADVISATLIRAAGRSLQAAYSSSLKVLGLHQLSETSEVLPSGDFAALVYLWNPFTIIACVGLSTSAIENLVVVLSLYGACKRLASLAAFGWVLATHLSFYPSILIIPVILLLGYGPDAPPRKLFQRRIKLEVGNSSSIGSDHLKEELKDQSSMLKVFAWRLVVHFLIWILLWSSYVLVLCGIYLQKHGGLQELYRRTYGFILTIPDLSPNIGVLWYFFAEVFDFFRSFFLMVFHGNILLMIMPLALRLNHRPCFLAFVYIMISSLLKSYPSVGDSALYLGLLGLFSYELKDIRFSFLLFAGYVGVSLLSPVMHNLWIWRGTGNANFYYATAIAYALFQVALVIECVNCMLNHDRMVTKLTTTKLKDAKS, encoded by the exons TGCATCAAAATCAAGGAAGATTAAAAGAGAGGGAAAAgatgacaaagaagaagaaggtgcaatggTTCTGGATGTGGGTGATTGGCTCTGTCACATTGAGGCTGATTCTGGTGTACTTCCCTAGGAACCTCAACCTCTCTTCTCGCCCCGAAGTCTCCACTCCTCTCACAA TTGCTGAGGGTTATTGGCTGAAGCGATCATCGATGTCGCCATATGCTGGATCCATGTACCATGGTTCTCCTTTGTTGTTGGCACTCCTCGGTCCTCTAACAGTTACAAG AATTGAAGGGCAACCTGATCAACTTCTCTGCAG TTTGGTTTTTGTGATTGCAGATGTGATCAGTGCAACTCTCATCCGTGCTGCCGGTAGAAGTCTTCAGGCAGCATACAGTTCTAGTTTAAAAGTTCTTGGCCTTCATCAGTTATCGGAAACTTCAG AGGTTCTTCCTTCAGGAGATTTTGCCGCTCTTGTATATTTATGGAATCCTTTCACGATAATTGCATGTGTTGGTCTATCCACATCTGCAATTGAGAACTTAGTTGTTGTGTTATCACTTTATGGAGCTTGCAAAC GATTAGCTTCACTGGCAGCTTTTGGATGGGTTTTGGCTACACACTTGTCTTTTTACCCATCAATCCTTATTATTCCA GTGATATTGTTGTTGGGGTATGGTCCTGATGCTCCTCCTAGAAAGTTATTCCAACGGAGGATAAAACTTGAGGTTGGCAATTCCTCCTCAATTGGTAGCGATCATTTAAAAGAAGAGTTGAAGGATCAAAGTAGCATGCTAAAGGTCTTTGCATGGAGGCTAGTTGTTCATTTTTTGATCTGGATACTGCTGTGGTCATCCTATGTCTTAGTCTTATGTGGCATATATCTCCAAAAGCATGGTGGTCTACAGGAGTTGTACAGAAG AACCTACGGTTTCATCCTTACCATACCAGACCTGTCTCCAAATATTGGAGTTTTGTG GTACTTTTTTGCCGAAGTTTTCGACTTCTTCAGAAGTTTCTTCTTGATGGTATTTCATGGGAATATTCTGTTGATGATAATGCCATTAGCCTTACGGCTTAATCACCGGCCATGCTTTCTTGCTTTTGTATATATTATGATTTCTTCCTTGTTGAAGTCTTATCCTTCA GTTGGTGATTCAGCTCTATACTTGGGTTTACTTGGGTTATTTTCTTATGAACTCAAAG ACATACGATTTTCTTTCTTGCTGTTTGCTGGTTATGTTGGGGTTTCACTTCTCAGCCCTGTGATGCACAACTTATGGATATGGAGG GGTACTGGGAATGCAAACTTTTACTATGCAACTGCAATTGCTTATGCCCTCTTCCAG GTTGCTTTGGTGATTGAGTGTGTTAATTGCATGCTTAATCATGATAGAATGGTTACAAAGCTAACTACTACGAAGCTTAAAGATGCCAAATCTTGA
- the LOC112805335 gene encoding uncharacterized protein isoform X3: protein MHLLSLVESAPCSPIPQGSPLSVVFSSGASTRVHQNQGRLKEREKMTKKKKVQWFWMWVIGSVTLRLILVYFPRNLNLSSRPEVSTPLTSLRRLAEGYWLKRSSMSPYAGSMYHGSPLLLALLGPLTVTRIEGQPDQLLCSLVFVIADVISATLIRAAGRSLQAAYSSSLKVLGLHQLSETSGLASLAAFGWVLATHLSFYPSILIIPVILLLGYGPDAPPRKLFQRRIKLEVGNSSSIGSDHLKEELKDQSSMLKVFAWRLVVHFLIWILLWSSYVLVLCGIYLQKHGGLQELYRRTYGFILTIPDLSPNIGVLWYFFAEVFDFFRSFFLMVFHGNILLMIMPLALRLNHRPCFLAFVYIMISSLLKSYPSVGDSALYLGLLGLFSYELKDIRFSFLLFAGYVGVSLLSPVMHNLWIWRGTGNANFYYATAIAYALFQVALVIECVNCMLNHDRMVTKLTTTKLKDAKS, encoded by the exons TGCATCAAAATCAAGGAAGATTAAAAGAGAGGGAAAAgatgacaaagaagaagaaggtgcaatggTTCTGGATGTGGGTGATTGGCTCTGTCACATTGAGGCTGATTCTGGTGTACTTCCCTAGGAACCTCAACCTCTCTTCTCGCCCCGAAGTCTCCACTCCTCTCACAAGTCTTCGCCGCC TTGCTGAGGGTTATTGGCTGAAGCGATCATCGATGTCGCCATATGCTGGATCCATGTACCATGGTTCTCCTTTGTTGTTGGCACTCCTCGGTCCTCTAACAGTTACAAG AATTGAAGGGCAACCTGATCAACTTCTCTGCAG TTTGGTTTTTGTGATTGCAGATGTGATCAGTGCAACTCTCATCCGTGCTGCCGGTAGAAGTCTTCAGGCAGCATACAGTTCTAGTTTAAAAGTTCTTGGCCTTCATCAGTTATCGGAAACTTCAG GATTAGCTTCACTGGCAGCTTTTGGATGGGTTTTGGCTACACACTTGTCTTTTTACCCATCAATCCTTATTATTCCA GTGATATTGTTGTTGGGGTATGGTCCTGATGCTCCTCCTAGAAAGTTATTCCAACGGAGGATAAAACTTGAGGTTGGCAATTCCTCCTCAATTGGTAGCGATCATTTAAAAGAAGAGTTGAAGGATCAAAGTAGCATGCTAAAGGTCTTTGCATGGAGGCTAGTTGTTCATTTTTTGATCTGGATACTGCTGTGGTCATCCTATGTCTTAGTCTTATGTGGCATATATCTCCAAAAGCATGGTGGTCTACAGGAGTTGTACAGAAG AACCTACGGTTTCATCCTTACCATACCAGACCTGTCTCCAAATATTGGAGTTTTGTG GTACTTTTTTGCCGAAGTTTTCGACTTCTTCAGAAGTTTCTTCTTGATGGTATTTCATGGGAATATTCTGTTGATGATAATGCCATTAGCCTTACGGCTTAATCACCGGCCATGCTTTCTTGCTTTTGTATATATTATGATTTCTTCCTTGTTGAAGTCTTATCCTTCA GTTGGTGATTCAGCTCTATACTTGGGTTTACTTGGGTTATTTTCTTATGAACTCAAAG ACATACGATTTTCTTTCTTGCTGTTTGCTGGTTATGTTGGGGTTTCACTTCTCAGCCCTGTGATGCACAACTTATGGATATGGAGG GGTACTGGGAATGCAAACTTTTACTATGCAACTGCAATTGCTTATGCCCTCTTCCAG GTTGCTTTGGTGATTGAGTGTGTTAATTGCATGCTTAATCATGATAGAATGGTTACAAAGCTAACTACTACGAAGCTTAAAGATGCCAAATCTTGA